In Salana multivorans, a single genomic region encodes these proteins:
- the glmU gene encoding bifunctional UDP-N-acetylglucosamine diphosphorylase/glucosamine-1-phosphate N-acetyltransferase GlmU produces the protein MTDPRPAAVIVLAAGEGTRMRSATPKVLHAIGGRTLLGHVLATARALDPEALAVVVRHDRDRVAEHALALDPDVLVADQDAIKGTGRAAWCALEALDSAATATTGAPVSGPVVVLAGDVPLLDAGTLGELLAAHTADGNVVTVLTTRVPDPTGYGRIVRTDDGQVERIVEHRDASPEELAIDEINTSVYAFDADVLRAGLRTLQDPASDAASNAQGEVYLTDVLALAHAHGAVRAIETPDPIIVEGVNDRVQLATLGAELNRRVLETAMRSGVTVVDPASTWVDVTVTLEQDVTLLPGTQLLGRTSVATGAVIGPDTTLEDATVEAGARVLRSHVTDARIGEGASVGPYTHLRTGTVLGPRSAIGAFAETKNAELGAGAKVPHLSYVGDAVVGDAANIGAGVITANYDGVGKHRTVIGAGAFVGSDTTLVAPIEIGGGAFVAAGSTVTRDVAPGALAVERAQLKIIPGWVARRLEGTKWAAAAQRAIEALGESVDEESGRDAAGPSGPARPSGTDEAHGGHTA, from the coding sequence GTGACCGACCCACGCCCCGCCGCCGTCATCGTCCTCGCCGCGGGTGAGGGTACCCGGATGAGGTCGGCCACCCCGAAGGTCCTGCACGCCATCGGCGGTCGCACCCTCCTCGGCCACGTCCTCGCCACGGCGCGCGCGCTGGACCCGGAGGCGCTCGCCGTCGTCGTCCGGCACGACCGGGACCGGGTCGCCGAGCACGCCCTCGCGCTGGACCCCGACGTCCTCGTCGCCGACCAGGACGCGATCAAGGGCACCGGGCGCGCCGCCTGGTGCGCGCTGGAGGCGCTCGACTCCGCCGCGACCGCGACGACCGGCGCCCCCGTGAGCGGTCCCGTCGTCGTCCTCGCGGGCGACGTCCCGCTGCTCGACGCCGGCACGCTGGGCGAGCTGCTGGCCGCGCACACCGCCGACGGCAACGTCGTGACGGTGCTGACCACGCGCGTGCCGGACCCCACGGGGTACGGCCGGATCGTCCGGACGGACGACGGCCAGGTCGAGCGGATCGTCGAGCACCGCGACGCGAGCCCCGAGGAGCTGGCGATCGACGAGATCAACACCTCGGTGTACGCCTTCGACGCCGACGTGCTGCGCGCCGGGCTCCGCACGCTGCAGGACCCGGCGTCGGACGCCGCGTCCAACGCGCAGGGCGAGGTCTACCTCACGGACGTGCTCGCGCTGGCCCACGCCCACGGTGCCGTCCGCGCGATCGAGACGCCCGACCCGATCATCGTCGAGGGCGTCAACGACCGCGTCCAGCTCGCGACGCTCGGCGCCGAGCTCAACCGCCGGGTGCTCGAGACCGCGATGCGCTCCGGCGTCACGGTCGTCGACCCGGCGAGCACCTGGGTCGACGTCACGGTCACGCTCGAGCAGGACGTGACGCTCCTGCCGGGGACGCAGCTCCTCGGCAGGACCAGCGTCGCCACCGGCGCCGTCATCGGCCCGGACACCACGCTCGAGGACGCGACGGTGGAGGCGGGCGCCCGCGTCCTGCGCTCGCACGTGACGGACGCGCGGATCGGCGAGGGCGCGTCGGTCGGCCCGTACACCCACCTGCGCACGGGGACGGTGCTCGGCCCGCGCTCGGCGATCGGCGCGTTCGCCGAGACGAAGAACGCCGAGCTCGGCGCGGGCGCGAAGGTGCCGCACCTGTCCTACGTCGGCGACGCGGTGGTCGGCGACGCGGCGAACATCGGCGCCGGCGTCATCACGGCCAACTACGACGGCGTCGGCAAGCACCGCACGGTCATCGGCGCGGGCGCGTTCGTCGGCTCCGACACGACGCTGGTCGCGCCGATCGAGATCGGTGGGGGCGCCTTCGTCGCCGCCGGCTCGACCGTGACGCGCGACGTCGCCCCCGGTGCGCTCGCCGTCGAGCGGGCGCAGCTCAAGATCATCCCGGGCTGGGTCGCGCGGCGCCTCGAGGGCACCAAGTGGGCCGCCGCGGCGCAGCGGGCGATCGAGGCGCTCGGGGAGAGCGTCGACGAGGAGTCGGGCCGCGACGCGGCGGGGCCGAGCGGGCCGGCACGCCCGAGCGGGACGGACGAGGCACACGGAGGACACACGGCATGA
- a CDS encoding TetR/AcrR family transcriptional regulator, with protein sequence MTARERREQLLDVGRVLFAERGFEATSVEEIAARADVSKPVVYEHFGGKEGMYAVIVDREVQRLTSVLGEALSRPQHPKVTLEQTALALLDYIEAHTDGFRILVRDSPVAQATGTFSSLIGDVATQVEHLLARQFERRRLDPSTAPMYAQMLVGMIALTGQWWLEARSPDKRVVAAHLVNLAWNGLAELQDSPELRTR encoded by the coding sequence ATGACGGCGCGGGAGCGGCGAGAGCAGCTCCTCGACGTCGGCCGGGTGCTGTTCGCCGAGCGCGGGTTCGAGGCGACGAGCGTCGAGGAGATCGCGGCGCGCGCCGACGTCTCCAAGCCCGTCGTGTACGAGCACTTCGGCGGCAAGGAGGGGATGTACGCCGTCATCGTCGACCGCGAGGTCCAGCGGCTCACGAGCGTGCTGGGCGAGGCGCTGTCCCGTCCCCAGCACCCGAAGGTGACGCTGGAGCAGACGGCGCTCGCCCTGCTCGACTACATCGAGGCGCACACCGACGGCTTTCGCATCCTCGTCCGCGACTCTCCGGTCGCGCAGGCGACGGGCACGTTCTCCTCCCTCATCGGGGACGTCGCCACCCAGGTGGAGCACCTGCTCGCGCGGCAGTTCGAGCGGCGTCGGCTCGACCCGAGCACGGCGCCGATGTACGCGCAGATGCTCGTCGGGATGATCGCGCTCACCGGCCAGTGGTGGCTCGAGGCCCGCTCGCCGGACAAGCGCGTGGTCGCCGCGCACCTGGTGAACCTCGCGTGGAACGGCCTGGCGGAGCTGCAGGACTCCCCCGAGCTGCGGACCCGCTGA
- a CDS encoding MarR family winged helix-turn-helix transcriptional regulator has product MSDVVDRITAAWSSQLPGLDVEPMEVFSRLYRLADHVGEVRARAFAGHDLTVWQFDVLAALRRAGEPFELTPGQLVTQTRVSSGTMTNRIDRLVERGLVDRRGSEGDRRIVLVRLTSRGRAAVDAAVADLVTHERDLLAPLTEGDSQTLAALLRRLLGAFEPSPVGRADEPSARAAGGRVAAGSSDEPPATPSPDGTGGSA; this is encoded by the coding sequence ATGTCCGACGTCGTCGACCGCATCACCGCCGCGTGGAGCTCCCAGCTGCCGGGCCTCGACGTCGAGCCCATGGAGGTCTTCTCCCGGCTGTACCGGCTCGCGGACCACGTGGGCGAGGTGCGGGCTCGGGCGTTCGCCGGCCACGACCTCACGGTCTGGCAGTTCGACGTCCTGGCCGCGCTGCGCCGCGCGGGTGAGCCGTTCGAGCTCACGCCCGGCCAGCTCGTGACGCAGACGCGGGTGTCCTCCGGAACGATGACGAACCGGATCGACCGGCTCGTCGAGCGCGGCCTTGTCGACCGCCGCGGCTCCGAGGGCGACCGCCGGATCGTGCTCGTCCGGCTGACGTCGCGCGGTCGCGCCGCCGTCGACGCCGCCGTGGCCGACCTCGTCACGCACGAGCGCGACCTGCTCGCCCCCCTCACCGAGGGCGACTCCCAGACGCTCGCCGCACTGCTGCGCCGACTCCTCGGCGCGTTCGAGCCGAGCCCGGTCGGACGGGCGGACGAGCCGTCCGCGCGGGCGGCCGGCGGTCGGGTGGCCGCTGGCTCGTCCGACGAGCCACCCGCCACCCCGTCACCCGATGGCACCGGAGGATCCGCATGA
- a CDS encoding gamma carbonic anhydrase family protein, translated as MTESPVVRPFAGTAPRIAPSAWLAPGAVVVGDVRIGADSAVFYRAVLRADCASITIGERSNLQDGVVVHVDDEFPTVVGDDVSVGHAAVLHGCTIGDGCLIGMSSTVMSGAVVEPGAMVAAGALVTPGKVVPSGTLAAGVPARVVRDLTDAEKEHLRHNAAHYLELAAAHRAEDDAD; from the coding sequence ATGACCGAGTCACCCGTCGTCCGACCGTTCGCCGGCACCGCCCCGCGGATCGCGCCGAGCGCCTGGCTCGCCCCCGGGGCCGTCGTCGTCGGCGACGTCCGGATCGGCGCCGACTCGGCCGTCTTCTACCGGGCCGTGCTGCGCGCGGACTGCGCGTCCATCACGATCGGCGAGCGCTCCAACCTCCAGGACGGTGTCGTGGTCCACGTCGACGACGAGTTCCCGACGGTGGTCGGCGACGACGTCTCCGTCGGCCACGCCGCGGTGCTGCACGGCTGCACGATCGGCGACGGCTGCCTGATCGGGATGAGCTCGACGGTCATGTCGGGCGCCGTCGTCGAGCCCGGGGCCATGGTGGCGGCCGGCGCGCTGGTGACGCCGGGCAAGGTCGTCCCGAGCGGGACGCTCGCGGCCGGCGTCCCGGCGCGCGTGGTCCGCGACCTCACGGACGCCGAGAAGGAGCACCTGCGGCACAACGCCGCGCACTACCTGGAGCTCGCGGCCGCGCACCGCGCCGAGGACGACGCGGACTGA
- a CDS encoding DUF2975 domain-containing protein: MSRLVIVLLRVMLIVLLLGAVLAQVLVPIAASEIGVLYPEVEHLVVPYSVAAILAIACAEVVLVVIWRLLSLVADGMIFSVGSLRWVDAIVVAIGVATVLSAGVLVHLVGVAQVGGPGVALTLLGTVAAGIALALLMVVMRGLLRSAAHDRGELDGVI; the protein is encoded by the coding sequence ATGTCCAGACTCGTCATCGTCCTGCTCCGGGTCATGCTGATCGTCCTGCTCCTCGGCGCGGTGCTCGCGCAGGTCCTCGTGCCGATCGCCGCGTCCGAGATCGGCGTCCTCTACCCCGAGGTCGAGCACCTCGTCGTCCCGTACTCGGTCGCCGCGATCCTCGCGATCGCGTGCGCCGAGGTCGTCCTCGTCGTCATCTGGCGCCTCCTCTCGCTCGTCGCGGACGGGATGATCTTCTCGGTCGGCTCGCTGCGCTGGGTCGACGCCATCGTCGTGGCGATCGGCGTGGCCACCGTCCTGAGCGCCGGCGTCCTCGTGCACCTCGTCGGGGTCGCGCAGGTCGGCGGGCCGGGCGTGGCCCTCACGCTGCTCGGGACCGTCGCCGCCGGCATCGCGCTCGCGCTGCTCATGGTCGTCATGCGCGGGCTGCTCCGATCGGCGGCGCACGACCGCGGCGAGCTGGACGGGGTGATCTGA
- a CDS encoding helix-turn-helix domain-containing protein, with amino-acid sequence MPIVVDLDVMLARRKMAVGDFAAAVGITPANVAVLKNGRARAIRFSTLEAICRVLDCQPGDVLRWVPDEPE; translated from the coding sequence ATGCCGATCGTGGTGGACCTCGACGTCATGCTGGCGCGCCGCAAGATGGCGGTCGGCGACTTCGCGGCGGCGGTCGGGATCACACCGGCCAACGTCGCCGTCCTCAAGAACGGCCGCGCGCGGGCGATCCGCTTCTCCACGCTGGAGGCGATCTGCCGCGTGCTCGACTGCCAGCCCGGCGACGTCCTGCGCTGGGTGCCCGACGAGCCGGAGTAG
- a CDS encoding ABC-F family ATP-binding cassette domain-containing protein, which produces MAHLLGADSIRLAFPNRTVLDGVSLGLEDGDSVGVVGRNGDGKSSLLRLLAGRTTPDSGRVTLRRGTSVGLLDQTDSLDPEATVGHAVVGDAADHEWASDPRARSIIDGLLADVPWDQPVGALSGGQRRRTALAALLVQDPDVLLLDEPTNHLDVEGVTWLANHLKERSARGSGAFAVVTHDRWFLDEVTTATWEVHDGIVEPFEGGYAAYVLARVERDRQAATVAAKRANLMKKELAWLRRGAPARTSKPKFRIDAANALIADVPPVRDSVALTRMATARLGKDVVELVDASVSYVPGTDVLDRISWILGPGDRVGILGANGAGKSTLLGLVTGTLAPTAGRVKRGRTVEAAWLSQDLAELTTEADKRVADVIAPLRVSMRSSTGDDLTPGQVLERLGFTSAHLATPVRDLSGGQKRRLQLALTLLGEPNVLVLDEPTNDMDTDMLAAMEDLLDGWPGTLVVVSHDRYLLERVTDDQYAVLDGSLRHLPGGVEEYLALRARRGTTTSSSAPSARSAASGSVAASAPGTPTGTTPASPAAQPGGAARHASRKELASIERKLDKRQADAVALHEEMAAHDVADYAGLAALGARLRAVEAEIGELEERWLELSETLG; this is translated from the coding sequence ATGGCACACCTTCTCGGCGCTGACTCGATCCGCCTCGCGTTCCCCAACCGCACCGTCCTCGACGGTGTGAGCCTCGGCCTGGAGGACGGGGACAGCGTCGGCGTGGTCGGTCGCAACGGTGACGGGAAGTCGAGCCTCCTGCGCCTGCTCGCCGGGCGCACCACGCCGGACTCCGGCCGCGTCACGCTGCGGCGCGGCACGAGCGTCGGGCTGCTCGACCAGACCGACTCGCTCGATCCCGAGGCGACCGTCGGGCACGCCGTCGTCGGTGACGCGGCCGACCACGAGTGGGCCTCCGACCCCCGCGCGCGGTCGATCATCGACGGCCTCCTCGCCGACGTCCCGTGGGACCAGCCCGTCGGCGCGCTCTCCGGCGGGCAGCGGCGCCGCACCGCCCTGGCGGCCCTCCTCGTCCAGGACCCCGACGTCCTGCTGCTCGACGAGCCGACCAACCACCTCGACGTCGAGGGTGTGACGTGGCTCGCGAACCACCTGAAGGAGCGGTCGGCGCGCGGGAGCGGCGCCTTCGCCGTCGTCACGCACGACCGCTGGTTCCTGGACGAGGTGACGACCGCGACCTGGGAGGTCCACGACGGGATCGTCGAGCCGTTCGAGGGCGGCTACGCGGCGTACGTCCTCGCCCGCGTCGAGCGCGACCGCCAGGCCGCCACCGTCGCGGCCAAGCGCGCGAACCTGATGAAGAAGGAGCTCGCGTGGCTGCGCCGCGGCGCACCCGCCCGGACGAGCAAGCCCAAGTTCCGCATCGACGCCGCCAACGCCCTCATCGCCGACGTGCCACCCGTGCGCGACAGCGTCGCCCTCACCCGCATGGCGACCGCGCGCCTGGGCAAGGACGTCGTCGAGCTGGTCGACGCCAGCGTCTCCTACGTGCCCGGGACCGACGTCCTCGACCGCATCTCCTGGATCCTCGGCCCGGGCGACCGGGTCGGCATCCTCGGCGCGAACGGGGCCGGCAAGTCGACGCTGCTGGGCCTCGTCACCGGGACGCTGGCCCCGACGGCCGGCCGGGTCAAGCGGGGCAGGACCGTCGAGGCGGCCTGGCTGTCGCAGGACCTCGCCGAGCTGACCACCGAGGCGGACAAGCGCGTCGCCGACGTCATCGCGCCGCTGCGCGTCTCGATGCGCTCCTCGACGGGCGACGACCTCACGCCGGGGCAGGTCCTCGAGCGCCTCGGCTTCACCTCCGCCCACCTCGCGACGCCGGTCCGCGACCTCTCCGGTGGTCAGAAGCGCCGGCTCCAGCTCGCGCTGACGCTGCTGGGCGAGCCCAACGTCCTGGTCCTCGACGAGCCGACCAACGACATGGACACCGACATGCTCGCCGCCATGGAGGACCTGCTCGACGGCTGGCCGGGCACGCTCGTCGTCGTCTCCCACGACCGCTACCTGCTCGAACGCGTCACCGACGACCAGTACGCGGTGCTCGACGGGTCGCTGCGTCACCTGCCCGGCGGCGTCGAGGAGTACCTCGCCCTGCGGGCGCGCCGCGGGACGACGACGTCCTCCTCCGCGCCGTCGGCTCGCTCCGCCGCGTCGGGCTCCGTCGCCGCGTCCGCACCGGGCACGCCGACGGGCACGACGCCGGCCTCCCCCGCGGCCCAGCCGGGCGGCGCGGCGCGGCACGCGAGCCGCAAGGAGCTCGCCTCGATCGAGCGCAAGCTCGACAAGCGGCAGGCGGATGCGGTCGCGCTGCACGAGGAGATGGCGGCGCACGACGTCGCGGACTACGCGGGCCTGGCGGCGCTCGGCGCGCGGCTGCGCGCCGTCGAGGCCGAGATCGGCGAGCTCGAGGAGCGCTGGCTCGAGCTGTCCGAGACGCTCGGCTGA
- a CDS encoding alpha/beta hydrolase — translation MAGTIAPRRRPADTRAGRWRRAAAGGSLGLALALAGCTAGDDAGGAAASPAPSPSSSAAPSPSPSWTSETFEVTRHDVRIVGTLEVPELADGETVPLVILMHGLAASQDASVIRASATALREAGIATIRFDFDGHGASGGTMLEMTVPHEIEDARAVYDYARSLPFVSDIGLLGHSQGGVVAAMLAGELGDGVAGLMLLAPAVRIPDETAAGRLIDAVFDPANPPASVPVPALGIELGRDYLVTAQELAVRDVPARFTGPVSIVQGEADNLIPASDAEGYVTIFADAGLHLLPEQDHSFYYDPTEPARLAAAFFSDAFPGMPR, via the coding sequence GTGGCCGGGACGATCGCGCCGCGCCGCCGCCCGGCGGACACCCGAGCCGGGCGCTGGCGACGCGCCGCCGCGGGCGGGTCGCTCGGCCTCGCCCTTGCGCTCGCCGGGTGCACGGCCGGGGACGACGCCGGGGGCGCCGCCGCGTCGCCGGCCCCGTCCCCGTCGTCGAGCGCGGCGCCGTCGCCGAGCCCGAGCTGGACCTCCGAGACGTTCGAGGTGACCCGGCACGACGTCCGCATCGTCGGCACGCTCGAGGTCCCGGAGCTCGCCGACGGCGAGACCGTGCCGCTCGTCATCCTCATGCACGGCCTGGCGGCCAGCCAGGACGCCTCCGTGATCCGGGCCAGCGCCACGGCGCTGCGCGAGGCGGGCATCGCGACGATCCGGTTCGACTTCGACGGCCACGGCGCCAGCGGCGGCACGATGCTCGAGATGACGGTGCCGCACGAGATCGAGGACGCCCGCGCCGTCTACGACTACGCCCGGTCGCTGCCGTTCGTCTCCGACATCGGCCTGCTCGGGCACTCGCAGGGCGGCGTCGTCGCGGCGATGCTGGCCGGTGAGCTCGGGGACGGGGTCGCCGGCCTCATGCTGCTCGCGCCGGCCGTGCGGATCCCGGACGAGACCGCCGCCGGCCGCCTGATCGACGCCGTCTTCGACCCGGCGAACCCGCCCGCGTCGGTCCCCGTGCCCGCGCTGGGCATCGAGCTCGGCCGGGACTACCTCGTCACGGCGCAGGAGCTGGCGGTCCGCGACGTCCCGGCACGGTTCACCGGACCGGTCAGCATCGTGCAGGGCGAGGCCGACAACCTCATCCCGGCGAGCGACGCGGAGGGCTACGTCACGATCTTCGCCGACGCCGGCCTGCACCTGCTCCCCGAGCAGGACCACAGCTTCTACTACGACCCGACCGAGCCCGCCCGCCTGGCCGCCGCGTTCTTCTCCGACGCCTTCCCCGGGATGCCGCGCTGA
- a CDS encoding Pr6Pr family membrane protein: protein MQPPPVRLGAWSVVRLLGSLLILAAVAHQLTVTVSNALASATPHGSHLPTVVVNFVSFFTIESNLLAAAALALAGVWGLRAAGEGPEPRWLAVLLACASTYLIATGVVYNLLLRGVELPQGTTVVWANEVLHVVGPLLLLADVLLSPRRRRLAWRTLAPIVAFPIVWVAYTLVRGPRVTSPLTGNPWWYPYPFLDPHQPGGYATVALYVGAIAVSILAIGAGVVRVSRQRGIPGKASEKNAAARRAGSVGS from the coding sequence GTGCAGCCTCCACCGGTCCGCCTCGGCGCCTGGTCCGTCGTGCGTCTGCTCGGGTCGCTCCTCATCCTCGCGGCCGTCGCGCACCAGCTCACGGTGACCGTCTCGAACGCCCTCGCCTCGGCGACGCCGCACGGCTCGCACCTGCCGACCGTCGTGGTGAACTTCGTCAGCTTCTTCACGATCGAGTCCAACCTGCTGGCGGCCGCGGCGCTGGCGCTCGCCGGGGTGTGGGGGCTGCGGGCCGCCGGCGAGGGCCCCGAGCCGCGCTGGCTCGCGGTCCTGCTCGCCTGCGCCTCGACCTACCTGATCGCCACCGGCGTGGTCTACAACCTGCTGCTGCGCGGCGTCGAGCTGCCGCAGGGCACGACCGTCGTCTGGGCGAACGAGGTGCTGCACGTCGTCGGCCCGCTCCTCCTGCTCGCGGACGTGCTCCTCTCCCCGCGACGGCGACGCCTCGCGTGGCGCACCCTGGCGCCGATCGTGGCGTTCCCGATCGTCTGGGTCGCCTACACGCTCGTGCGGGGCCCGCGGGTCACGAGCCCGCTCACCGGCAACCCCTGGTGGTACCCCTACCCGTTCCTCGACCCGCACCAGCCGGGCGGTTACGCCACCGTCGCGCTCTACGTCGGCGCCATCGCGGTGTCGATCCTCGCCATCGGCGCCGGTGTCGTGCGGGTCTCGCGTCAGCGCGGCATCCCGGGGAAGGCGTCGGAGAAGAACGCGGCGGCCAGGCGGGCGGGCTCGGTCGGGTCGTAG
- a CDS encoding MFS transporter, whose product MTAPDATTGATTGVSGDATVVDVASAADAVPDARPQIPLLLGSVLLVYLGQMTLNPIIAPLSREVGLAEWQVGVTISTAALMVVLTSQFWGRASQSWGRKPVLVAAFVLATLTMALFALLARLGMAGIVTGATLFALFVLLRGVGFGAAIAAVPPTAQAYVADVTDDGPARVRGMAGIGAVQGIAMVGGAIVGGVLAPLGLLVPLVVVPVLLAAGLVLIAVRLRREPRAELVERPPLVRPLDPRVWPFLLAGFGMFTALGFIQVVTGFLVQDRLGLDARTTGLVTGGALVAAGIGMVLAQSMIVPRSGWAPPRLLRVGGVVALAGFVVLVPDAGIVPLFVGILLVGLGLGIAMPGYTAGPSMLVRREEQGGLAGLIGATNGLTFVVAPVLGTALYGVWGQLPILIGGVVMAVVVLFVLAHPRFRALG is encoded by the coding sequence ATGACCGCGCCCGACGCCACCACCGGCGCGACCACCGGAGTGTCCGGCGACGCGACCGTCGTCGACGTCGCGTCCGCCGCCGACGCGGTGCCCGACGCCCGCCCGCAGATCCCGCTGCTGCTCGGGTCCGTCCTGCTCGTCTACCTCGGGCAGATGACGCTCAACCCGATCATCGCGCCGCTGTCCCGCGAGGTCGGCCTGGCGGAGTGGCAGGTCGGCGTCACGATCAGCACGGCCGCGCTCATGGTCGTGCTCACCAGCCAGTTCTGGGGACGTGCCTCGCAGTCCTGGGGGCGCAAGCCGGTGCTCGTCGCCGCCTTCGTGCTCGCCACGCTCACGATGGCGCTGTTCGCCCTCCTCGCCCGGCTCGGCATGGCCGGGATCGTCACGGGCGCCACGCTGTTCGCCCTGTTCGTCCTCCTGCGCGGGGTCGGCTTCGGCGCTGCGATCGCCGCCGTCCCGCCGACGGCGCAGGCCTACGTCGCCGACGTCACCGACGACGGACCGGCCCGCGTCCGCGGCATGGCCGGGATCGGCGCCGTCCAGGGCATCGCCATGGTCGGCGGCGCGATCGTCGGCGGCGTGCTGGCCCCGCTCGGACTCCTCGTCCCGCTCGTCGTCGTCCCCGTCCTTCTCGCGGCCGGTCTCGTGCTCATCGCGGTCCGGCTGCGCCGCGAGCCCCGCGCCGAGCTGGTCGAGCGGCCCCCGCTGGTCCGCCCGCTCGACCCGCGGGTGTGGCCGTTCCTGCTCGCCGGCTTCGGGATGTTCACCGCGCTCGGGTTCATCCAGGTCGTCACCGGGTTCCTGGTCCAGGACCGCCTCGGCCTCGACGCGCGGACGACCGGGCTCGTCACCGGCGGCGCCCTCGTCGCGGCTGGCATCGGCATGGTCCTCGCGCAGTCCATGATCGTCCCGCGCAGCGGCTGGGCCCCGCCGAGACTGCTGCGCGTCGGCGGGGTGGTCGCGCTGGCCGGGTTCGTCGTCCTGGTCCCGGACGCCGGCATCGTGCCGCTGTTCGTCGGGATCCTGCTCGTCGGCCTCGGTCTCGGCATCGCGATGCCCGGGTACACCGCGGGGCCGTCGATGCTCGTGCGACGGGAGGAGCAGGGCGGGCTGGCCGGGCTCATCGGGGCGACCAACGGTCTCACCTTCGTCGTCGCGCCCGTCCTCGGCACCGCCCTGTACGGCGTGTGGGGCCAGCTCCCGATCCTCATCGGCGGCGTCGTCATGGCGGTCGTCGTGCTCTTCGTGCTCGCCCACCCCCGCTTCCGCGCCCTCGGCTGA
- a CDS encoding TetR/AcrR family transcriptional regulator: protein MTGTTVAPFHVGLTPELVVDAAVDLTRASHLMTWSIRDLASRLGVAPSVVYHHVGGKDLLCRRVVERVLALIELPPDGLDWRDWYRRLLSGIGPLAAQYPGVAKWMLLHGPTIPAALPVLETGTRVLRAAGFGERASLAYALLLNNAMLTVAIGDDRRQHEGDGPRDHATMMAEFAQTATASDELREAWHGFIGPYLRGDGAAARMREAYYRVVIDTTIAGLEAMLAGTTPEEPA, encoded by the coding sequence GTGACCGGGACGACCGTCGCACCCTTCCACGTCGGGCTGACGCCGGAGCTCGTCGTCGACGCCGCCGTCGACCTCACCCGGGCCTCGCACCTCATGACCTGGTCGATCCGCGACCTGGCGTCCCGGCTCGGCGTCGCCCCGTCCGTCGTCTACCACCACGTCGGCGGGAAGGACCTGCTCTGCCGCCGCGTGGTCGAGCGGGTCCTCGCCCTGATCGAGCTCCCGCCGGACGGGCTGGACTGGCGAGACTGGTACCGCCGGCTGCTGTCCGGGATCGGACCGCTCGCGGCGCAGTACCCGGGCGTCGCGAAGTGGATGCTCCTGCACGGGCCGACCATCCCCGCCGCGCTGCCGGTGCTCGAGACCGGCACCCGCGTCCTGCGCGCGGCCGGCTTCGGCGAGCGGGCGAGCCTCGCGTACGCGCTGCTGCTCAACAACGCCATGCTCACCGTCGCGATCGGCGACGACCGGCGCCAGCACGAGGGCGACGGCCCCCGTGACCACGCGACCATGATGGCCGAGTTCGCGCAGACGGCCACCGCGTCCGACGAGCTCCGAGAGGCGTGGCACGGCTTCATCGGGCCGTATCTCCGGGGCGACGGCGCCGCCGCGCGGATGCGGGAGGCCTACTACCGCGTCGTCATCGACACGACCATCGCCGGCCTCGAGGCCATGCTCGCCGGCACGACCCCCGAGGAGCCCGCATGA
- a CDS encoding ArsR/SmtB family transcription factor, translating into MDVEPGLAEAAQLFKVLGSESRLGLLRLIGQQPHTVGALAEATGMSQPLVSQHLRTLRQAGLATPSRSGKEVTYHLTDLHVSHVIADALAHVREPAANDLADQASSPSEQKESA; encoded by the coding sequence ATGGACGTGGAACCGGGACTCGCCGAGGCGGCGCAGCTCTTCAAGGTTCTCGGCAGCGAGTCGAGGCTCGGGCTGCTGCGCCTGATCGGGCAGCAGCCGCACACGGTCGGGGCGCTCGCGGAAGCGACGGGCATGTCGCAGCCGCTGGTGTCCCAGCACCTGCGGACCCTTCGCCAGGCCGGTCTCGCGACCCCGAGCCGCAGCGGCAAGGAGGTCACGTACCACCTGACGGACCTGCACGTGAGCCACGTGATCGCCGACGCGCTCGCCCACGTCCGAGAGCCTGCCGCGAACGACCTCGCGGACCAGGCGTCATCCCCATCGGAGCAGAAGGAGTCAGCATGA